One genomic window of Glycine max cultivar Williams 82 chromosome 16, Glycine_max_v4.0, whole genome shotgun sequence includes the following:
- the NAC177 gene encoding NAC domain-containing protein 62, translated as MENIISICDHMPVGFRFRPTDEELVDYYLKHKLLADDFPVHIIPEIDLCKVEPWDVPGRSVIKSDDPEWFFFSPVDYKYLKSKRFNRTTKRGFWKATGNDRKIRIPGTSNVIGTKKTLVFHQGRVPRGAKTNWVIHEYHAVTSHESQRAFVLCRLMKKAEKKNEGGIEAPSFDEGEPSIHMVSDYGNPARAEGIASVDIIPGVDMDEIFRAVDQAEKFSPPVQQSPTGIGLEDFFPNSPLFNARFGSENINMQTSLEVTDDEDEFIP; from the exons ATGGAGAACATAATTTCCATATGTGATCACATGCCTGTAGGATTCAGATTCCGTCCCACAGATGAAGAGCTTGTCGACTATTACCTCAAACACAAGCTTCTGGCTGATGATTTCCCTGTCCACATCATCCCTGAAATCGACCTTTGCAAGGTGGAACCTTGGGACGTACCAG GAAGATCAGTGATCAAATCCGATGACCCAGAATGGTTTTTCTTCAGTCCTGTGGATTACAAGTACTTGAAGAGTAAAAGGTTTAACAGGACAACCAAGCGTGGCTTCTGGAAAGCCACTGGGAATGACCGGAAAATAAGGATACCGGGCACCAGCAATGTCATTGGGACTAAGAAGACTCTTGTTTTCCACCAAGGCCGTGTTCCCCGTGGTGCCAAGACCAACTGGGTTATTCATGAATACCATGCTGTTACCTCCCATGAAAGCCAG AGGGCTTTTGTTTTGTGCCGCTTGATGAAGAAagctgagaaaaaaaatgaagggggAATTGAGGCACCGTCTTTTGATGAAGGGGAGCCCAGTATACACATGGTTTCTGACTATGGAAATCCGGCAAGAGCAGAAGGCATTGCATCT GTAGATATTATTCCTGGAGTAGATATGGATGAAATCTTTCGGGCAGTGGATCAAGCTGAGAAATTCTCCCCCCCAGTACAACAGTCTCCAACTGGCATTGGGCTGGAAGATTTTTTCCCAAACTCTCCATTGTTCAATGCCCGTTTTGGAAGTGAAAACATCAATATGCAAACTTCACTTGAAGTTACGGATGACGAAGATGAGTTCATACCCTAG